Proteins from one Escherichia coli genomic window:
- the yehD gene encoding fimbrial protein, protein MKRSIIAAAVFSSFFMSAGVFAADVDTGTLTIKGNIAESPCKFEAGGDSVSINMPTVPTTVFEGKAKYSTYDDAVGVTSSMLKISCPKEVAGVKLSLITNDKITGNDKAIASSNDTVGYYLYLGDNSDVLDISAPFNIESYKTAEGQYAIPFKAKYLKLTDNSVQSGDVLSSLVMRVAQD, encoded by the coding sequence ATGAAACGTTCAATTATTGCTGCCGCTGTCTTTTCTTCTTTTTTTATGAGCGCTGGGGTATTTGCCGCAGACGTTGATACCGGAACATTAACCATTAAAGGGAATATTGCAGAATCTCCGTGTAAATTCGAAGCGGGTGGCGATTCAGTAAGTATTAATATGCCAACTGTACCAACCACTGTCTTTGAAGGTAAAGCTAAATACTCGACCTATGATGATGCAGTCGGTGTAACCAGCAGCATGTTAAAAATTAGCTGTCCGAAAGAAGTTGCTGGTGTAAAACTCTCGTTGATTACCAACGATAAAATAACCGGAAACGATAAGGCGATAGCCAGTAGTAACGATACCGTGGGTTACTATCTCTATTTAGGTGATAACAGCGATGTCCTGGATATTTCTGCACCTTTTAACATTGAGAGTTATAAAACGGCGGAAGGTCAATATGCTATTCCGTTTAAAGCAAAATACCTGAAACTGACAGATAACTCAGTGCAATCAGGTGATGTGTTATCTTCTCTGGTTATGCGTGTGGCGCAGGATTAA
- the yehC gene encoding fimbria/pilus periplasmic chaperone, translating into MKGLLSLLIFSMVLPAHAGIVIYGTRIIYPAENKEVMVQLMNQGNRSSLLQAWIDDGDTSLPPEKIHVPFMLTPPVAKIGANSGQQVKIKIMSNKLPTNKESIFYLNVLDIPPNSPEQEGKNALKFAMQNRIKLFYRPAGIAPVNKATFKKLLVNRSGNGLVIKNDSANWVTISDVKANNVKVNYETIMIAPLESQSINVKSNNANNWYLTIIDDHGNYISDKI; encoded by the coding sequence ATGAAAGGATTATTATCTTTACTCATTTTTTCTATGGTCCTTCCTGCGCATGCCGGAATTGTTATCTACGGGACGCGCATTATTTACCCGGCAGAAAATAAAGAAGTGATGGTGCAGTTGATGAACCAGGGAAACCGTTCTTCGCTGCTGCAGGCGTGGATTGATGATGGCGATACGTCGCTACCACCAGAAAAAATCCATGTTCCTTTCATGTTAACGCCACCAGTGGCAAAAATAGGCGCAAATTCCGGGCAGCAAGTAAAAATCAAAATTATGTCGAATAAACTGCCCACTAATAAAGAGAGCATTTTTTATCTGAATGTTCTGGATATTCCACCAAATAGTCCAGAGCAAGAGGGCAAGAATGCACTGAAATTTGCAATGCAAAACAGAATCAAATTGTTTTACCGGCCTGCGGGTATTGCACCGGTAAATAAAGCGACATTTAAAAAGTTACTGGTAAATCGCAGTGGCAATGGATTGGTGATAAAAAATGACTCAGCAAATTGGGTAACGATTTCGGATGTCAAAGCTAATAATGTCAAAGTCAATTATGAAACTATTATGATTGCCCCCTTAGAAAGTCAGAGTATTAATGTCAAAAGTAATAATGCGAATAACTGGTATCTGACCATTATCGATGACCATGGCAACTATATTAGTGACAAAATTTAA